One Siniperca chuatsi isolate FFG_IHB_CAS linkage group LG3, ASM2008510v1, whole genome shotgun sequence genomic region harbors:
- the LOC122873062 gene encoding E3 ubiquitin-protein ligase TRIM39-like, translating to MAAVNYLRSEDQFLCSICLDVFTDPVSIPCGHNFCKNCINEHWDTNDRYWCPMCKKVFYTRPELHVNTFISDMVAQFRQSAQQEASSSSSETQVSKPGEVPCDVCTGTKLKALKSCLVCLASYCETHLEPHLTASRLKRHQLIDPVENLEDRMCTKHDKPLELFCKTDQTCVCMLCPVLDHKTHEFVPLKEEYEGKKAELGKTEGVLQQMIQKRRLKIQETKCSVYIGKEDAEREIAEGVQVFTSLKESVERSQANLIHTIKEKQKTTEKQAKAFIKELEQEISELMKRRTEVEQLSRSQDHLHLLQSVQSLNTHHQPPTKDWTEVSVPPPSYEGSVVRAVAQLEETLSKQMKKLLEAELKRVQQYAVDVTLDPDTANPDLILSDDGKKVNHGDVKKNLPDNPERFSTGLCVLGKQSFSLGRFYFEVQVKVKTKWILGVCRESINRKGDITLRPEDGYWTIGLRNGNKYKALNDPPVCLSLKSQPQKVGVFVDYEEGLVSFYDVEAAALICCFTGCSFTEKLFPYFCPYLNDDGKNSAPLIISPFRVN from the coding sequence ATGGCTGCTGTGAACTATCTGCGATCTGAAGATCAGTTTCTGTGCTCCATCTGTCTGGATGTGTTCACTGATCCTGTCAGCATACCATGTGGACACAACTTCTGCAAAAACTGCATCAATGAACACTGGGATACTAACGACCGGTACTGGTGTCCGATGTGTAAAAAGGTTTTCTACACAAGACCTGAGCTGCACGTCAACACTTTCATCTCTGACATGGTCGCTCAGTTCAGACAGTCAGCTCAACAggaagccagcagcagcagctcagagacacAAGTGTCCAAACCTGGAGAAGTTCCCTGTGACGTCTGCACTGGAACCAAACTGAAGGCCCTGaagtcctgcctggtgtgtctggCCTCCTACTGTGAGACTCACCTGGAGCCTCATCTGACAGCATCACGTCTGAAAAGACATCAGCTGATCGACCCTGTGGAGAACCTGGAAGACAGGATGTGTACGAAGCACGATAAACCTCTGGAGCTGTTCTGTAAGACCGACCAGACATGTGTCTGCATGCTCTGCCCTGTTTTagaccacaagacacatgagttTGTTCCTCTGAAGGAAGAATATGAAGGGAAGAAGGCCGAGCTGGGGAAGACAGAGGGTGTACTTCAGCAGATGATCCAGAAGAGACGACTGAAGATTCAGGAGACCAAATGCTCGGTTTACATCGGTAAGGAAGATGCAGAAAGAGAGATCGCAGAAGGTGTTCAGGTCTTCACTTCTCTGAAGGAGTCTGTTGAGAGAAGCCAGGCCAATCTCATCCACACAatcaaagagaagcagaaaacaacagagaaacaggCCAAAGCTTTCATCAAAGAGCTGGAACAGGAAATCTCTGAGCTGATGAAGAGAAGgactgaggtggagcagctctcacgctCTCAAGAccacctccatcttctccagagTGTCCAGTCCCTAAACACCCACCACCAACCACCCACCAAGGACTGGACAGAGGTCAGCGTCCCTCCACCATCATATGAGGGGTCTGTGGTGAGAGCTGTGgctcagctggaggagacactcagtaaacagatgaagaagctgCTTGAAGCAGAGCTGAAGAGGGTCCAGCAGTATGCAGTGGATGTGACTCTTGATCCTGATACAGCAAATCCTGATCTCATCCTGTCTGATGATGGGAAAAAAGTGAATCATGGTGATGTAAAGAAGAATCTTCCAGACAACCCAGAGAGATTTTCTACCGGTCTCTGTGTTTTAGGAAAGCAGAGTTTCTCTTTAGGCAGATTTTACTTTGAGGTTCAGGTTAAAGTTAAGACTAAATGGATTTTAGGAGTGTGCAGAGAGTCGATCAACAGGAAGGGAGACATCACACTGAGACCTGAGGATGGTTACTGGACTATTGGGTTGAGAAATGGAAATAagtacaaagctcttaatgaccctccagtctgtctctctctgaagtctcAGCCTCAGAAGGTGGGGGTGTTTGTGGATTATGAGGAGGGTCTGGTCTCATTCTATGACGTAGAAGCTGCAGCTCTTATCTGCTGCTTTACTGGCTGCTccttcactgagaaactcttCCCATACTTCTGTCCCTATCTTAATGATGATGGTAAAAACTCTGCACCTCTGATCATCTCTCCTTTCAGAGTAAACTAA
- the LOC122874008 gene encoding uncharacterized protein LOC122874008: MAAANYLRSEDQFLCSICLDVFTDPVTTPCGHNFCKNCINEHWNTNNQYLCPMCKEAFTTRPELQVNTFISEIVAQFRQSAQQEASSSSSETQVSKPGEVPCDVCTATKLKSCLVCLASYCETHLESRLKRHQLIDPVENLEGRMCTKHNKPLELFCKTDQTCVYALCPVLDHKTHDVVPLKEGCEGKKAELGKTEAEIQQMIQKRRLKIQEIKCSVDLGKEDADREIAEGAQVFTSLKESVERGQANLIHTIKEKQKTTEKQAEAFIKELEQEISELMKRRTEVEQLSRSQDHLHLLQSFQSLNTHHQPPTKDWTEVSVPPPSYEGSVVRAVAQLEETLSKEMRKLLESELKRVQQYAVDVTLDPDTAHRYLILSDDGEQVNHGDVKKNLPDNPERFSRCLCVLGKQSFSSGRFYFEVQVKGKTKWSFGVARESINRKGLITLRPEDGYWTIGLRNGNKYKALDDPSVRLSLKSQPQKVGVFVDYEEGLVSFYDVDAAALIYCFTGCSFTEKLFPFFCPYLNDGGKNSAPLIISPVRVFLSNTAESLPNTDMAAANYLRSEDQFLCSICLDVFTDPVTTPCGHNFCKNCINEHWDTNDRFLCPKCNEAFTTRPDLRVNTLFSEMVAQFRQSAQQEASSSSSETQVSKPGEVPCDVCTGTKLKALKSCLVCLASYCETHLEPHLTMSGLKRHQLIDPVENLEGRMCTKHDKPLELFCKTDQTCVCMLCNVSDHKTHEVVPLKEGYEGKKAELGKTEAEIQQMIQKRRLKIQEIKHSVDLGKEDADREIAEGVQVFTSLKESVERGQANLIHTIKEKQKTTEKQAEAFIKELEQEISELMKRRTEVEQLSRSQDHLHLLQSVQSLNTHHQPPTKDWTEVSVPPPSYEGSVVRAVAQLEETLSKQMKKLLPESELKRIQQYAVDVTLDPDTANPELILSDDGKQVTDSDVKKKLPNNPKRFSTAQCVLGKQSFSSGRFYFEVQVKGKTEWILGVCRESINRKGQITLRPQNGYWTIWLRNGNKYKALAGPPVGLSLKSQPQKVGVFVDYEEGLVSFYDVDAAALIYSFTGCSFTEKLFPFFCLYLNDGGKNSAPLIISPVRVN, encoded by the exons ATGGCTGCTGCAAACTATCTGCGATCTGAAGATCAGTTTCTGTGCTCCATCTGTCTGGATGTGTTCACTGATCCTGTCACCACACCATGTGGACACAACTTCTGCAAAAACTGCATCAATGAACACTGGAATACTAATAACCAGTACCTGTGTCCGATGTGTAAGGAGGCTTTTACCACAAGACCTGAGCTGCAGGTCAACACTTTCATCTCTGAGATAGTTGCTCAGTTCAGACAGTCAGCTCAACAggaagccagcagcagcagctcagagacacAAGTGTCGAAACCAGGAGAAGTTCCCTGTGACGTCTGCACTGCAACCAAACTGaagtcctgcctggtgtgtctggCCTCCTACTGTGAGACTCACCTGGAGTCTCGTCTGAAAAGACATCAGCTGATCGACCCTGTGGAGAACCTGGAAGGCAGGATGTGTACGAAGCACAATAAACCTCTGGAGCTGTTCTGTAAGACCGACCAGACATGTGTCTACGCGCTCTGCCCTGTTTTagaccacaagacacatgatgTTGTTCCTCTGAAGGAAGGATGTGAAGGGAAGAAGGCCGAGCTGGGGAAGACAGAGGCTGAAATTCAGCAGATGATCCAGAAGAGACGACTGAAGATTCAGGAGATCAAATGCTCGGTTGACCTCGGTAaggaagatgcagacagagagatagcagAAGGTGCTCAGGTCTTCACTTCTCTGAAGGAGTCTGTTGAGAGAGGCCAGGCCAATCTCATCCACACGatcaaagagaagcagaaaacaacagagaaacaggCCGAAGCTTTCATCAAAGAGCTGGAACAGGAAATCTCTGAGCTGATGAAGAGAAGgactgaggtggagcagctctcacgctCTCAAGAccacctccatcttctccagagTTTCCAGTCCCTAAACACCCACCACCAACCACCCACCAAGGACTGGACAGAGGTCAGCGTCCCTCCACCATCATATGAAGGGTCTGTGGTGAGAGCTGTGGCTCAGCTGGAGGAAACACTCAGTAAAGAGATGAGGAAGCTGCTTGAGTCAGAGCTGAAGAGGGTCCAGCAGTATGCAGTGGATGTGACTCTTGATCCTGATACAGCACATCGCTATCTCATCCTGTCTGATGATGGAGAACAAGTGAATCATGGTGATGTAAAGAAGAATCTTCCAGACAACCCAGAGAGATTTTCTcgctgtctctgtgttttaggAAAGCAGAGTTTCTCTTCAGGCAGATTTTACTTTGAGGTTCAGGTTAAAGGAAAGACTAAATGGAGTTTTGGAGTGGCCAGAGAGTCGATCAACAGGAAGGGACTAATCACACTGAGACCTGAGGATGGTTACTGGACTATTGGGTTGAGAAATGGAAATAAGTACAAAGCTCTTGATGACCCTtcagtccgtctctctctgaagtctcAGCCTCAGAAGGTGGGGGTGTTTGTGGATTATGAGGAGGGTCTGGTCTCCTTTTATGACGTAG ATGCTGCAGCTCTTATCTACTGCTTTACTGGCTGCTccttcactgagaaactcttCCCATTCTTCTGTCCCTATCTTAATGATGGTGGTAAAAACTCTGCACCTCTGATCATCTCTCCTGTCAGA GTCTTTCTCAGCAACACAGCAGAGTCTCTGCCAAACACTG ATATGGCTGCTGCGAACTATCTGCGATCTGAAGATCAGTTTCTGTGCTCCATCTGTCTGGATGTGTTCACTGATCCTGTCACCACACCATGTGGACACAACTTCTGCAAAAACTGCATCAATGAACACTGGGATACTAACGACCGGTTCCTGTGTCCCAAGTGTAACGAGGCCTTTACCACGAGACCCGATTTGAGGGTCAACACTTTGTTCTCTGAGATGGTTGCTCAGTTCAGACAGTCAGCTCAACAggaagccagcagcagcagctcagagacacAAGTGTCCAAACCAGGAGAAGTTCCCTGTGACGTCTGCACTGGAACCAAACTGAAGGCCCTGaagtcctgcctggtgtgtctggCCTCCTACTGTGAGACTCACCTGGAGCCTCATCTGACAATGTCAGGCCTGAAAAGACATCAGCTGATCGACCCTGTGGAGAACCTGGAAGGCAGGATGTGTACGAAGCACGATAAACCTCTGGAGCTGTTCTGTAAGACCGACCAGACATGTGTCTGCATGCTCTGCAATGTTTCagaccacaagacacatgaggttGTTCCTCTGAAGGAAGGATATGAAGGAAAGAAGGCCGAGCTGGGGAAGACAGAGGCTGAAATTCAGCAGATGATCCAGAAGAGACGACTGAAGATTCAGGAGATCAAACACTCGGTTGACCTCGGTAaggaagatgcagacagagagatcgCAGAAGGTGTTCAGGTCTTCACTTCTCTGAAGGAGTCTGTTGAGAGAGGCCAGGCCAATCTCATCCACACGatcaaagagaagcagaaaacaacagagaaacaggCCGAAGCTTTCATCAAAGAGCTGGAACAGGAAATCTCTGAGCTGATGAAGAGAAGgactgaggtggagcagctctcacgctCTCAAGAccacctccatcttctccagagTGTCCAGTCCCTAAACACCCACCACCAACCACCCACCAAGGACTGGACAGAGGTCAGCGTCCCTCCACCATCATATGAGGGGTCTGTGGTGAGAGCTGTGgctcagctggaggagacactcagtaaacagatgaagaagctgCTTCCTGAGTCAGAGCTGAAGAGGATCCAGCAGTATGCAGTGGATGTGACTCTTGATCCTGATACAGCAAATCCCGAACTCATCCTGTCTGATGATGGGAAACAAGTAACTGATAGTGATGTAAAGAAGAAACTTCCAAACAACCCAAAGAGATTTTCTACTGCTCAGTGTGTTTTAGGAAAGCAGAGTTTCTCTTCAGGCAGATTTTACTTTGAGGTTCAGGTTAAAGGAAAGACTGAATGGATTTTAGGAGTGTGCAGAGAGTCGATCAACAGGAAGGGACAAATCACACTGAGGCCTCAGAATGGTTACTGGACTATATGGTTGAGAAATGGAAATAAGTACAAAGCTCTTGCTGGCCCTCCAGTCGgtctctctctgaagtctcAGCCTCAGAAGGTGGGGGTGTTTGTGGATTATGAGGAGGGTCTGGTCTCCTTTTATGACGTAGATGCTGCAGCTCTTATCTACTCCTTTACTGGCTGCTccttcactgagaaactcttCCCATTCTTCTGTCTCTATCTTAATGATGGTGGCAAAAACTCTGCACCTCTGATCATCTCTCCTGTCAGAGTAAACTAA
- the LOC122873071 gene encoding ESF1 homolog isoform X1: MARPKRSSPNEASELLKKMRKMMMMRRRMEDADLGDSVTDGSEEDEDDDEEDDEDDDEEEEESDVASGSDEEESGLDSGEDSDSGPDLARGKGNIETSSDEDDDDDVDAILRKEEEEIEHDWGELCKDAPRSDEVSARLAVCNMDWDRMKAKDLLALLNSFTPKGGAVLSVKVYPSEFGKERLKAEETQGPPELSRALPDDSDDDTEEERVYREKMRDYQFKRLKYFYAVVECDSNDTAAKIYEECDGYEYESSCSVLDLRFIPDDVKFDEEPKDVATDVNLSAYTPKLFTSSATTTSKVQLTWDETDHERVTALNRNFNKNELLDMDFNAYLASSSEEEEDDEGEEGRIEFGDDDSTAGAERTEERVVEVEKKPQKEEEKKKAKKKNSEEQISKYRELLKGIQDKEKKLQGDKDMEMEITWVPGLKETTEQLVKKKLEGKDKLTPWEEFLEKKKEKKKQKKSQRKQGETVGHIITVVERGLFTS; the protein is encoded by the exons ATGGCGAGGCCAAAGCGGAGCAGCCCGAACGAGGCGTCAGAGTTGTTGAAGAAG atgaggaagatgatgatgatgaggaggaggatggaggatgCTGACCTGGGAGACAGTGTCACGGACGGCagtgaggaggatgaagatgatgatgaagaagacgacgaagatgatgatgaagaagaggaggagagtgatgTGGCGAGCGGATCAGACGAGGAGGAGTCCGGTCTGGATTCGGGCGAGGACAGTGACAGCGGGCCGGATCTGGCCAGAGGGAAGGGAAACATAGAGACCAGCTCGGATGAAGACGATGATGACGATGTGGACGCCATCCTgcggaaagaggaagaggagattgAACACGACTGGGGGGAGCTGTGCAAAGACGCTCCACGGAGTGACGAG GTTTCTGCCCGACTGGCCGTCTGCAACATGGACTGGGACCGGATGAAAGCCAAAGACCTGCTGGCTCTGTTGAACTCCTTCACACCTAAAGGAGGCGCTGTGCTGTCTGTCAAG GTCTACCCATCAGAGTTTGGGAAGGAGAGGTTGAAGGCGGAGGAGACTCAGGGACCGCCGGAGCTGAGTCGAGCTCTGCCCGACGACTCAGACGACGACACCGAGGAGGAGAG GGTTTACAGAGAGAAGATGCGTGACTACCAGTTCAAGCGGCTGAAGTATTTCTACGCTGTAGTGGAGTGTGACTCAAATGACACCGCCGCCAAAATCTACGAGGAGTGTGACGGCTACGAGTATGAGAGCAGCTGCTCCGTCCTGGACCTCCG GTTTATTCCCGATGATGTCAAGTTTGACGAGGAGCCCAAAGACGTGGCGACGGATGTGAACCTCTCGGCCTACACGCCCAAACTGTTCACCTCATCTGCCACTACGACGTCAAAG GTGCAGCTGACGTGGGATGAGACGGACCACGAGCGAGTCACCGCCCTGAACAGGAATTTCAATAAGAACGAGCTGCTGGACATGGACTTCAACGCCTACCTGGCCTCCTCcagcgaagaagaagaagacgacgaGGGCGAAGAAGGAAGGATCGAGTTTGGAGACGATGACAGCACAGCTGGAG CTGAACGGACAGAAGAGCGTGTTGTGGAGGTGGAGAAGAAACCccagaaggaggaagagaagaagaaggcgaagaagaagaacagtgAGGAGCAGATCTCCAAGTACAGAGAGCTGCTGAAAGGTATCCAGGACAAAGAGAAGAAGCTGCAGGGAGACAAAGACATGGAGATGGAGATCACCTGGGTGCCAG GGCTGAAGGAGACGACGGAGCAGCTGGTGAAGAAGAAGTTGGAGGGGAAGGACAAGCTGACGCCCTGGGAGGAGTTcctggagaagaagaaagagaagaagaaacagaagaaatctCAAAGAAAGCAG GGAGAGACTGTTGGTCACATTATTACTGTTGTTGAACGAGGACTTTTCACCTCTTAA
- the ndufaf5 gene encoding arginine-hydroxylase NDUFAF5, mitochondrial isoform X1: MSRLRVLQRLQTCSRTRCEPRRGLSARGTGTGTVNVFNREMKKRQKNWAASVADGHQYDYLKDEVGSRVADRVYDVARTFPLALDIGGGKSHIAEHLSKEVVERLFLTDVSEETLKQRRQSEIPTRCVLADEEFLPFKENTFDLVVSSLSLHWINDLPGALKQIHQVLKPDGVFIGAMVGGETLYELRCSLQLAETEREGGFSPHVSPYTAVTDLGNLLGRAGFTMLTVDIDDVQVHYPGIIEVMTDLQGMGESNCAWNRRSLLHRDTILAAAAIYKEMYGNEDGSVPATFEILYMIGWKPHESQAKPAKRGSANVSFGDLSKIGQPTSTTKS; this comes from the exons ATGAGCCGCCTGAGAGTCctgcagaggctgcagacctgcaGCCGGACCAGGTGCGAACCCCGCAGAGGGCTGTCGGCCCGGGGGACCGGGACCGGGACCGTGAACGTGTTCAACAGGGAGATGAAGAAGAGGCAGAAGAACTGGGCGGCGTCGGTGGCGGACGGACACCAGTACGACTACCTGAAGGACGAG GTTGGCAGTCGAGTGGCAGATCGCGTCTACGACGTTGCGAG GACGTTTCCTCTGGCTCTGGACATCGGCGGCGGGAAAAGTCACATTGCAGAGCACTTAAGCAAG GAAGTTGTGGAGCGTTTGTTCCTGACAGACGTCTCAGAGGAAACTCTG aagcagaggagacagagcGAGATCCCGACCCGCTGCGTTCTAGCTGACGAGGAGTTTCTGCCGTTTAAAGAAAACACCTTCGACCTGGTGGTGAGCAGCTTGAG TCTGCACTGGATAAATGACCTGCCCGGAGCTCTCAAACAG aTCCACCAGGTGCTGAAGCCGGACGGGGTGTTCATCGGGGCGATGGTGGGCGGGGAGACCCTGTACGAGCTGCGGTGTTCCCTCCAGCTCGCCGAGACCGAGAGGGAGGGAGGCTTCTCCCCCCACGTCTCCCCCTACACCGCCGTCACCGACCTGGGCAACCTGCTGGGCCGGGCCGGCTTCACCATGCTCACTGTG GACATTGATGATGTTCAGGTTCATTATCCAGGAATCATTGAAGTCATGACTGACTTACAAG GTATGGGTGAGAGCAACTGTGCTTGGAACAGGAGATCACTGTTGCACAGAGACACCatattagcagcagcagctattTATAAAG AGATGTATGGTAACGAGGACGGGTCCGTCCCTGCCACCTTCGAGATCCTCTACATGATCGGCTGGAAGCCTCACGAGTCACAG gcCAAACCAGCGAAGCGAGGCTCGGCCAACGTGTCGTTTGGGGATTTGTCAAAGATCGGCCAGCCGACCAGCACAACCAAGTCGTAG
- the ndufaf5 gene encoding arginine-hydroxylase NDUFAF5, mitochondrial isoform X2 encodes MSRLRVLQRLQTCSRTRCEPRRGLSARGTGTGTVNVFNREMKKRQKNWAASVADGHQYDYLKDEVGSRVADRVYDVARTFPLALDIGGGKSHIAEHLSKKQRRQSEIPTRCVLADEEFLPFKENTFDLVVSSLSLHWINDLPGALKQIHQVLKPDGVFIGAMVGGETLYELRCSLQLAETEREGGFSPHVSPYTAVTDLGNLLGRAGFTMLTVDIDDVQVHYPGIIEVMTDLQGMGESNCAWNRRSLLHRDTILAAAAIYKEMYGNEDGSVPATFEILYMIGWKPHESQAKPAKRGSANVSFGDLSKIGQPTSTTKS; translated from the exons ATGAGCCGCCTGAGAGTCctgcagaggctgcagacctgcaGCCGGACCAGGTGCGAACCCCGCAGAGGGCTGTCGGCCCGGGGGACCGGGACCGGGACCGTGAACGTGTTCAACAGGGAGATGAAGAAGAGGCAGAAGAACTGGGCGGCGTCGGTGGCGGACGGACACCAGTACGACTACCTGAAGGACGAG GTTGGCAGTCGAGTGGCAGATCGCGTCTACGACGTTGCGAG GACGTTTCCTCTGGCTCTGGACATCGGCGGCGGGAAAAGTCACATTGCAGAGCACTTAAGCAAG aagcagaggagacagagcGAGATCCCGACCCGCTGCGTTCTAGCTGACGAGGAGTTTCTGCCGTTTAAAGAAAACACCTTCGACCTGGTGGTGAGCAGCTTGAG TCTGCACTGGATAAATGACCTGCCCGGAGCTCTCAAACAG aTCCACCAGGTGCTGAAGCCGGACGGGGTGTTCATCGGGGCGATGGTGGGCGGGGAGACCCTGTACGAGCTGCGGTGTTCCCTCCAGCTCGCCGAGACCGAGAGGGAGGGAGGCTTCTCCCCCCACGTCTCCCCCTACACCGCCGTCACCGACCTGGGCAACCTGCTGGGCCGGGCCGGCTTCACCATGCTCACTGTG GACATTGATGATGTTCAGGTTCATTATCCAGGAATCATTGAAGTCATGACTGACTTACAAG GTATGGGTGAGAGCAACTGTGCTTGGAACAGGAGATCACTGTTGCACAGAGACACCatattagcagcagcagctattTATAAAG AGATGTATGGTAACGAGGACGGGTCCGTCCCTGCCACCTTCGAGATCCTCTACATGATCGGCTGGAAGCCTCACGAGTCACAG gcCAAACCAGCGAAGCGAGGCTCGGCCAACGTGTCGTTTGGGGATTTGTCAAAGATCGGCCAGCCGACCAGCACAACCAAGTCGTAG
- the LOC122873071 gene encoding ESF1 homolog isoform X2 yields MARPKRSSPNEASELLKKMRKMMMMRRRMEDADLGDSVTDGSEEDEDDDEEDDEDDDEEEEESDVASGSDEEESGLDSGEDSDSGPDLARGKGNIETSSDEDDDDDVDAILRKEEEEIEHDWGELCKDAPRSDEVSARLAVCNMDWDRMKAKDLLALLNSFTPKGGAVLSVKVYPSEFGKERLKAEETQGPPELSRALPDDSDDDTEEERVYREKMRDYQFKRLKYFYAVVECDSNDTAAKIYEECDGYEYESSCSVLDLRFIPDDVKFDEEPKDVATDVNLSAYTPKLFTSSATTTSKVQLTWDETDHERVTALNRNFNKNELLDMDFNAYLASSSEEEEDDEGEEGRIEFGDDDSTAGAERTEERVVEVEKKPQKEEEKKKTKKNSEEQISKYRELLKGIQDKEKKLQGDKDMEMEITWVPGTRTPFHLRVSVCEAGLLKGYWVM; encoded by the exons ATGGCGAGGCCAAAGCGGAGCAGCCCGAACGAGGCGTCAGAGTTGTTGAAGAAG atgaggaagatgatgatgatgaggaggaggatggaggatgCTGACCTGGGAGACAGTGTCACGGACGGCagtgaggaggatgaagatgatgatgaagaagacgacgaagatgatgatgaagaagaggaggagagtgatgTGGCGAGCGGATCAGACGAGGAGGAGTCCGGTCTGGATTCGGGCGAGGACAGTGACAGCGGGCCGGATCTGGCCAGAGGGAAGGGAAACATAGAGACCAGCTCGGATGAAGACGATGATGACGATGTGGACGCCATCCTgcggaaagaggaagaggagattgAACACGACTGGGGGGAGCTGTGCAAAGACGCTCCACGGAGTGACGAG GTTTCTGCCCGACTGGCCGTCTGCAACATGGACTGGGACCGGATGAAAGCCAAAGACCTGCTGGCTCTGTTGAACTCCTTCACACCTAAAGGAGGCGCTGTGCTGTCTGTCAAG GTCTACCCATCAGAGTTTGGGAAGGAGAGGTTGAAGGCGGAGGAGACTCAGGGACCGCCGGAGCTGAGTCGAGCTCTGCCCGACGACTCAGACGACGACACCGAGGAGGAGAG GGTTTACAGAGAGAAGATGCGTGACTACCAGTTCAAGCGGCTGAAGTATTTCTACGCTGTAGTGGAGTGTGACTCAAATGACACCGCCGCCAAAATCTACGAGGAGTGTGACGGCTACGAGTATGAGAGCAGCTGCTCCGTCCTGGACCTCCG GTTTATTCCCGATGATGTCAAGTTTGACGAGGAGCCCAAAGACGTGGCGACGGATGTGAACCTCTCGGCCTACACGCCCAAACTGTTCACCTCATCTGCCACTACGACGTCAAAG GTGCAGCTGACGTGGGATGAGACGGACCACGAGCGAGTCACCGCCCTGAACAGGAATTTCAATAAGAACGAGCTGCTGGACATGGACTTCAACGCCTACCTGGCCTCCTCcagcgaagaagaagaagacgacgaGGGCGAAGAAGGAAGGATCGAGTTTGGAGACGATGACAGCACAGCTGGAG CTGAACGGACAGAAGAGCGTGTTGTGGAGGTGGAGAAGAAACCccagaaggaggaagagaagaagaagacgaagaagaacaGTGAGGAGCAGATCTCCAAGTACAGAGAGCTGCTGAAAGGTATCCAGGACAAAGAGAAGAAGCTGCAGGGAGACAAAGACATGGAGATGGAGATCACCTGGGTGCCAGGTACGAGGACACCTTTTCATCTccgggtgtctgtgtgtgaggctGGTTTATTAAAGGGATACTGGGTAATGTGA
- the ndufaf5 gene encoding arginine-hydroxylase NDUFAF5, mitochondrial isoform X3 — MVGGETLYELRCSLQLAETEREGGFSPHVSPYTAVTDLGNLLGRAGFTMLTVDIDDVQVHYPGIIEVMTDLQGMGESNCAWNRRSLLHRDTILAAAAIYKEMYGNEDGSVPATFEILYMIGWKPHESQAKPAKRGSANVSFGDLSKIGQPTSTTKS; from the exons ATGGTGGGCGGGGAGACCCTGTACGAGCTGCGGTGTTCCCTCCAGCTCGCCGAGACCGAGAGGGAGGGAGGCTTCTCCCCCCACGTCTCCCCCTACACCGCCGTCACCGACCTGGGCAACCTGCTGGGCCGGGCCGGCTTCACCATGCTCACTGTG GACATTGATGATGTTCAGGTTCATTATCCAGGAATCATTGAAGTCATGACTGACTTACAAG GTATGGGTGAGAGCAACTGTGCTTGGAACAGGAGATCACTGTTGCACAGAGACACCatattagcagcagcagctattTATAAAG AGATGTATGGTAACGAGGACGGGTCCGTCCCTGCCACCTTCGAGATCCTCTACATGATCGGCTGGAAGCCTCACGAGTCACAG gcCAAACCAGCGAAGCGAGGCTCGGCCAACGTGTCGTTTGGGGATTTGTCAAAGATCGGCCAGCCGACCAGCACAACCAAGTCGTAG